The Ictalurus punctatus breed USDA103 unplaced genomic scaffold, Coco_2.0 Super-Scaffold_100, whole genome shotgun sequence genome has a window encoding:
- the LOC128629732 gene encoding histone H1-like — protein sequence MAEVAPAPAAAPAKAPKKKAASRAKKAGPSVGELIVKAVSSSKERSGVSLAALKKALAAGGYDVEKNNSRVKIAVKGLVTKGTLVQTKGTGASGSFKLNKKQTESKKPVKKAAPKAKKPAATKKPKKVAAKKPAAAAKKSPKKAKKPTAAAKKATKSPKKAKKPATPKKAAKSPKKAKAVKPKTTKPKAAKAKKAAPKKK from the coding sequence ATGGCAGAAGTCGCACCCGCTCCCGCCGCCGCGCCGGCCAAAGCGCCCAAGAAGAAAGCAGCTTCGAGAGCAAAAAAAGCCGGCCCTAGCGTCGGCGAGCTGATCGTCAAAGCCGTTTCCTCGTCTAAGGAGAGGAGCGGCGTGTCTCTCGCTGCTCTGAAGAAAGCGCTGGCTGCCGGCGGATACGATGTGGAGAAGAACAACTCCCGCGTCAAGATCGCCGTTAAGGGTCTCGTGACTAAAGGCActctggtgcagaccaaagggaCCGGCGCGTCTGGCTCTTTCAAGCTGAACAAGAAGCAGACCGAATCCAAGAAGCCCGTGAAGAAAGCCGCGCCCAAAGCGAAAAAGCCCGCCGCTACTAAGAAGCCCAAGAAGGTAGCGGCCAAGAAACCCGCCGCCGCGGCCAAGAAGTCTCCTAAGAAGGCGAAGAAGCCCACAGCCGCCGCAAAGAAAGCCACCAAGAGCCCGAAGAAGGCGAAAAAGCCCGCGACCCCTAAAAAGGCAGCCAAGAGCCCCAAGAAAGCGAAAGCTGTCAAGCCCAAGACCACAAAGCCTAAAGCGGCAAAGGCGAAGAAGGCAGCACccaaaaagaagtaa